From the Maioricimonas rarisocia genome, one window contains:
- a CDS encoding DUF6930 domain-containing protein produces MASRKNRKSGKKPKRKAKLTGKQARLRRANQLVNRACDCEDPQEQIALAREAIELSDECSSAWVLLGDIAPTDEESLPLYERAVVAADKHLGTKAIAQLDAGERFIDDWDPWFCAHADLAHCLRSLGRLSEAIGRFERLLRIIPHEEVGVRNCLAATLLHEERDDDLSELLKQYAHDDSTYWRFTHVLTHFRRRGNTLHTDRLLNKACESNRFVLVYLSSLKELPREIPEFQPPGSEAEAIWYVKEFLRYWQQTPGAIDWIRSELQNRLLAESLLGDLRQNSGIYWQGLMPRVAELPVSKHPDWTIDLVRMPVEDEDGNRLWVVFITDPRPGVPLGMESFLERPSDPEVFEVLLKAMLEPVNGSPSRPAVLRMKRKGFFSAWQKRLGKVGIDCKLVKELPEIDRSLEIVQLDEDRRQLATQEDALSDDRLRELPLQENAVWRVAARQLPTWLNIEGEMVRPYVRLVVDLTEAKILQSDLSEGETLPDGWLKEGLAITMLSPGVGDPRRPAAIEFDPEAPTDGLEDWLGGLDVAFAKVEETEPIDYLLADLTGHLTGPGRPPSLVNTAGMTTELVATLCDAAWSFYVSRPWDRIPGDAILKIECDAWKSGPWYANVMGQLGMELGLALYEDPGLLQRLVAGQISDEEMARQMSSLTLSYSEKYDMAPDDVDAIETHGWPVADDQAWPNVVRINPGISRRAALPWEVELLIACLRAIPTTLTGTGVRTGWGEVETVGRTVRIQVSLEEG; encoded by the coding sequence GTGGCCAGCAGGAAGAACAGAAAGTCCGGAAAGAAACCGAAGCGCAAAGCAAAGCTGACCGGCAAACAGGCCCGACTGCGCAGGGCCAACCAGCTCGTCAACCGCGCCTGCGACTGCGAAGACCCGCAAGAGCAGATTGCCCTCGCCCGCGAAGCGATCGAGCTGAGCGACGAATGCAGCAGCGCCTGGGTTCTGCTCGGCGACATCGCCCCCACGGACGAAGAGTCGCTCCCCCTTTACGAGCGGGCAGTCGTGGCTGCCGACAAGCACCTCGGCACGAAGGCGATTGCCCAACTGGATGCCGGCGAACGCTTCATCGACGACTGGGACCCGTGGTTTTGCGCCCACGCGGACCTGGCCCATTGTCTCAGAAGTCTGGGACGGTTGTCGGAAGCCATCGGGAGGTTCGAACGGTTGCTGCGGATCATTCCCCATGAGGAGGTGGGAGTCCGTAACTGCCTGGCTGCCACACTGCTCCACGAGGAGCGGGATGACGATCTTTCCGAACTGCTCAAGCAGTACGCGCACGACGACTCGACCTACTGGCGCTTCACCCACGTCCTGACGCATTTTCGCCGCCGCGGAAACACGCTGCACACCGACCGGCTGCTCAATAAAGCCTGCGAGAGCAATCGTTTCGTTCTGGTGTATCTCTCCTCGCTCAAAGAACTGCCCCGGGAGATACCCGAGTTTCAGCCTCCCGGTTCCGAAGCCGAGGCAATCTGGTATGTGAAGGAGTTTCTGCGGTACTGGCAGCAGACGCCGGGCGCGATTGACTGGATTCGCTCCGAGTTGCAGAACCGGCTTCTGGCCGAATCCCTCCTGGGCGATCTGAGGCAGAACTCCGGGATTTACTGGCAGGGCCTGATGCCGCGGGTTGCCGAACTCCCGGTCTCGAAGCATCCCGACTGGACCATCGACCTGGTTCGCATGCCGGTGGAAGATGAAGACGGAAACAGGCTCTGGGTGGTCTTCATCACCGATCCCCGGCCGGGAGTTCCGCTCGGTATGGAATCCTTCCTCGAGCGGCCCAGTGACCCCGAGGTGTTCGAGGTCCTGCTGAAGGCGATGCTCGAGCCGGTGAACGGCAGCCCGTCGCGGCCGGCAGTCCTCCGCATGAAGCGCAAAGGCTTCTTCAGCGCCTGGCAGAAGCGTCTGGGGAAGGTCGGCATCGACTGCAAGCTCGTGAAGGAACTTCCCGAGATCGACCGCTCCCTCGAAATCGTGCAACTGGACGAGGATCGCCGTCAACTTGCGACGCAGGAAGATGCCCTCAGCGACGACCGGCTCCGCGAACTGCCCCTGCAGGAGAATGCCGTCTGGCGGGTGGCCGCCCGGCAACTGCCGACGTGGCTGAATATCGAAGGGGAGATGGTCCGGCCGTATGTCCGTCTGGTTGTCGACCTCACCGAAGCGAAGATTCTCCAGTCCGACCTCAGCGAAGGCGAAACGCTGCCCGACGGGTGGCTGAAGGAGGGGCTGGCGATCACCATGCTCTCCCCGGGGGTGGGCGATCCGCGCCGGCCGGCCGCGATCGAGTTCGACCCCGAAGCTCCGACCGATGGACTCGAAGACTGGCTGGGCGGGCTCGACGTGGCCTTTGCCAAGGTCGAGGAGACCGAGCCGATCGACTATCTGCTTGCCGACCTCACCGGACACCTGACCGGGCCCGGCCGGCCACCGTCGCTGGTCAACACGGCCGGCATGACGACCGAACTGGTCGCCACGTTGTGCGATGCCGCCTGGTCGTTCTACGTCTCGCGGCCATGGGACCGGATTCCCGGCGATGCGATTCTCAAGATTGAGTGCGACGCCTGGAAGAGTGGCCCCTGGTATGCCAACGTGATGGGGCAGCTGGGCATGGAACTGGGCCTGGCCCTGTACGAAGACCCGGGATTGCTGCAGAGGCTGGTCGCCGGTCAGATTTCCGACGAGGAGATGGCCCGACAGATGTCGTCGCTGACGCTCTCTTACAGTGAGAAGTACGACATGGCGCCGGACGACGTGGATGCAATCGAGACGCACGGCTGGCCGGTCGCTGATGACCAGGCGTGGCCGAATGTCGTTCGGATCAATCCGGGGATCTCGCGGCGGGCCGCGTTGCCGTGGGAGGTGGAACTGCTGATCGCCTGCCTGCGTGCGATCCCGACGACGCTGACGGGGACGGGTGTTCGGACCGGCTGGGGTGAGGTGGAGACGGTCGGCCGGACGGTCCGGATTCAGGTGTCGTTGGAGGAGGGGTGA
- a CDS encoding alpha/beta hydrolase family protein, with amino-acid sequence MRAVFRPVAILILLAMTTGRTFGQDTETFPPLDNDAAPQTWEAMWDGFDPRAEPLEVETLHEWDEEDVVLRIVRFRIGVFKGRKAMLAAVYGFPKGASKLPGLVQIHGGGQYADYKACLLNAKRGYATVSIAWAGRISAPDYRVGPAEVKLFWDGETDHPDYRLTTDWGAVDGYHAPGRNQGNQFPSAKAADWTLDPVESPRNSGWFLCAVAARRALTFLEQQPEVDSDRLGVYGHSMGGKLTVLTAPDVRVKAAAPSCGGISDRDNRSPLFRRTLGDEVALERITCPIIFLSPANDFHGRIGDLPDAVEEIRSEQWRVTCAPHHNHQDTPPYEVATQLWFDQHLKGTFTMPTTPQTSVTLKGPDGIPTVSVTADTSQPIVSVDVFYTQHGKPDETSSDRDNTVHRFWRHVATREGDGRWTAPLPIVSTERPLWIYANVTYELPSPVTGAGYYYREYTAESFNLSSLLDTFSPEDLQSAGVAATIEPTTQIEDFEGDWQKEWFTYRPDEWGRSTNKVYDEQYRAPANARLALDVQAEQRNRLVVAVDGYAAEVPIDGGSEWQEVVLSPDDFRNFAGERLAGWEGIQQLTLTASTRLRGGRRESRVVGGSWKGTPPRFRNLRWQMPPQTTSVSGDASLLDVFPESTVGIGSDNRGETAVTTEYTPSGSVWDDRLDERQVFQIGMQHRQDADRSFTLRIGKGGQIYSLRGPFGESVPPSWRAPGGHMSPWNDEVWQFVAVCTKYNGIDAIRKAGKVPASFVEQLEKSGYASSYFIHNSGAYIPGDSELQSLYCPLLAGDHDEEAGSVRMLNWGLVPQIGTIHRSPLLYYTQVRDAGDGIIELTWVVHNFSQRDDIVFDHLNAPWGGTRISSLPLRYVSSPDGELLEREGFLSSHGTVDVRRTGGWNISCQSDTADSPSLALVYGRDRHLERERARREAGQPYCQFKHSLYRDWRASEPLYQTRWKDWTTRPENSFRNYDVCEIIPKLRIAPGTTIWFRSYLVVGRKDQVMQQATDLVDHVDYGLLEFDRDATPMRTVSPAATDASFSLFTKPVAGTRPLFAIRNTKTGQQIVTADPYFFVEQEELPLHLPEDHPHHDYFANATGYSMDRNNSGWQSLLGYACEERPSTGHWKQLSELLDRNTFPAVSRFHRDLWVKVAPSAAEANLETH; translated from the coding sequence ATGAGAGCAGTCTTCCGGCCAGTCGCCATTCTGATCCTGCTGGCAATGACGACCGGCCGCACGTTCGGCCAGGACACCGAGACCTTCCCGCCACTCGACAACGACGCTGCCCCGCAGACGTGGGAAGCGATGTGGGACGGCTTCGATCCCCGTGCCGAACCGCTCGAAGTCGAAACGCTGCATGAGTGGGACGAAGAGGATGTCGTCCTGCGCATCGTCCGCTTCCGCATCGGCGTCTTCAAAGGGCGGAAGGCGATGCTGGCGGCGGTCTACGGGTTCCCGAAGGGAGCTTCGAAACTGCCCGGTCTCGTCCAGATTCACGGCGGCGGACAGTACGCCGACTACAAGGCCTGTCTGCTGAATGCGAAACGCGGCTATGCCACGGTCTCCATTGCCTGGGCCGGACGCATCTCGGCACCGGACTACCGCGTTGGCCCCGCGGAGGTGAAGCTGTTCTGGGACGGAGAGACCGACCATCCCGATTACCGGCTGACCACCGACTGGGGGGCCGTCGACGGATACCACGCGCCCGGCCGCAATCAGGGGAATCAGTTCCCCAGCGCGAAGGCGGCCGACTGGACCCTCGATCCGGTCGAATCCCCCCGCAACAGCGGCTGGTTCCTCTGTGCGGTCGCGGCCCGTCGCGCTTTGACCTTTCTGGAGCAGCAGCCGGAGGTCGATTCCGATCGCCTCGGCGTCTACGGGCACTCGATGGGGGGCAAGCTGACGGTCCTCACCGCTCCGGACGTGCGGGTCAAGGCGGCCGCACCGTCGTGTGGAGGCATCAGCGACCGGGACAACCGCAGTCCGCTGTTCCGCCGCACGCTCGGGGACGAGGTCGCCCTCGAGCGGATCACGTGTCCGATCATCTTCCTGAGCCCCGCGAACGACTTTCACGGTCGCATCGGCGATCTGCCCGACGCGGTGGAGGAGATCCGGAGCGAGCAGTGGCGGGTCACCTGTGCGCCGCACCACAACCATCAGGACACGCCGCCGTACGAAGTCGCCACGCAGCTGTGGTTCGATCAGCACCTCAAGGGCACCTTCACGATGCCCACAACGCCGCAGACGTCGGTGACGCTGAAAGGTCCGGACGGGATTCCGACAGTCTCCGTCACGGCAGACACGTCGCAGCCGATCGTGTCGGTCGACGTCTTCTACACGCAGCACGGCAAGCCGGACGAAACCTCCTCAGACCGGGACAATACGGTGCACCGTTTCTGGCGGCACGTGGCCACCCGTGAGGGGGACGGTCGCTGGACCGCCCCATTGCCGATCGTGAGCACCGAGCGTCCCCTCTGGATCTACGCCAACGTCACTTACGAACTGCCGTCGCCGGTGACCGGGGCCGGTTACTACTACCGCGAGTACACCGCCGAGTCGTTCAATCTCTCGTCGCTGCTGGACACGTTCTCGCCGGAAGATCTGCAGTCGGCTGGCGTCGCGGCCACGATCGAGCCGACGACACAGATCGAAGACTTCGAAGGGGACTGGCAGAAGGAATGGTTTACCTACCGGCCGGACGAATGGGGCCGCAGCACGAACAAGGTCTACGACGAACAGTACCGGGCCCCCGCTAACGCACGGCTCGCTCTCGACGTACAGGCGGAGCAGCGCAACCGGCTGGTCGTCGCCGTTGACGGCTATGCCGCGGAAGTGCCGATCGACGGCGGCAGCGAGTGGCAGGAGGTCGTCCTCTCTCCCGACGACTTCCGGAACTTCGCCGGCGAAAGACTGGCGGGTTGGGAGGGAATCCAGCAACTGACACTGACGGCGTCAACGCGATTGCGGGGCGGCCGGCGGGAGTCGCGCGTCGTTGGCGGCAGCTGGAAAGGCACACCACCCCGATTCCGTAACCTTCGCTGGCAGATGCCTCCTCAAACGACCTCGGTGTCAGGAGACGCGTCGCTGCTGGATGTCTTTCCGGAATCGACGGTCGGCATCGGCTCCGACAACCGCGGAGAAACGGCCGTCACCACCGAATACACCCCCAGCGGCAGCGTCTGGGACGATCGCCTCGACGAGCGCCAGGTCTTCCAGATCGGGATGCAGCACCGGCAGGACGCAGACCGCTCGTTCACGCTCCGCATCGGCAAGGGGGGCCAGATCTATTCCCTTCGCGGACCGTTCGGCGAGAGCGTCCCCCCCTCGTGGCGGGCACCGGGCGGTCACATGTCCCCATGGAATGACGAGGTCTGGCAGTTCGTCGCCGTCTGCACGAAGTACAACGGCATCGATGCGATCAGGAAGGCCGGCAAGGTCCCTGCGTCCTTCGTCGAGCAACTCGAGAAGAGTGGCTACGCCAGCTCGTACTTCATTCACAACTCGGGAGCCTACATACCTGGCGACTCCGAACTGCAGTCCCTGTACTGTCCGCTGCTTGCCGGCGATCACGATGAAGAGGCCGGCAGTGTCCGCATGCTGAACTGGGGGCTCGTTCCCCAGATCGGGACCATCCACCGTTCGCCGCTCCTTTACTACACGCAGGTCCGCGACGCGGGCGACGGCATCATTGAACTGACGTGGGTCGTTCACAACTTCAGCCAGCGCGACGACATCGTTTTCGATCACCTGAACGCACCGTGGGGCGGCACGCGCATCAGCAGTCTGCCGCTGCGGTACGTCAGTTCTCCGGACGGGGAGCTGCTGGAGCGGGAAGGTTTTCTCAGCAGTCACGGAACGGTCGATGTCCGCAGGACCGGCGGCTGGAACATTTCCTGTCAGTCTGATACAGCCGACAGTCCCAGCCTCGCGCTCGTGTATGGTCGTGACAGACACCTGGAACGCGAACGTGCACGCAGGGAAGCCGGCCAGCCTTACTGCCAGTTCAAACACTCGCTGTACCGCGACTGGCGTGCCAGCGAACCTCTCTACCAGACACGCTGGAAGGACTGGACGACGCGGCCGGAAAACAGCTTCCGCAACTACGACGTCTGCGAGATTATCCCCAAGCTGCGGATCGCACCCGGCACCACGATCTGGTTTCGCAGCTACCTCGTGGTCGGCCGGAAGGATCAGGTGATGCAGCAGGCGACGGACCTGGTCGATCATGTCGACTACGGCCTGCTGGAGTTCGACCGCGACGCGACGCCCATGCGAACCGTTTCACCCGCAGCGACGGACGCCTCCTTCTCCCTGTTCACGAAACCGGTCGCCGGTACGCGACCGCTGTTCGCCATCCGCAATACGAAGACCGGTCAGCAGATCGTCACCGCCGATCCGTACTTCTTCGTCGAGCAGGAAGAGCTGCCGCTCCATCTGCCTGAAGACCACCCGCATCACGACTATTTCGCCAACGCCACCGGCTACTCGATGGACCGCAACAACAGCGGCTGGCAGTCACTGCTCGGCTACGCCTGCGAGGAGCGGCCATCGACCGGCCACTGGAAACAGCTTTCCGAACTGCTCGATCGAAACACCTTTCCGGCAGTCAGCCGGTTCCACCGCGACCTGTGGGTGAAGGTCGCCCCGTCGGCAGCCGAAGCAAACCTGGAAACGCACTGA
- a CDS encoding carboxymuconolactone decarboxylase family protein, giving the protein MHDSQYGSDTADASSKSPLLRGRYLRTPGPRDTLICPVAHAGKRDRVSSGPIRNTEHPMAYDDTQIVEHIHRTHDTDRLSEREKQLIGLAVTMTRGCQVCTRNRIEKAHAIGLTDEDLNALVAVTSAVNSGVTAATARVAFGMLDNEAAENCGDVCSPNAG; this is encoded by the coding sequence ATGCACGACTCACAGTACGGCAGCGACACAGCCGATGCCAGTTCGAAGTCTCCGTTGCTGAGGGGCCGGTACCTGCGAACGCCCGGCCCGCGCGATACACTGATCTGTCCAGTGGCCCACGCCGGCAAGCGTGACCGCGTCTCTTCCGGTCCGATTCGAAACACGGAGCATCCGATGGCTTACGACGATACACAGATCGTGGAGCATATCCACCGCACGCACGACACCGACCGCCTGAGTGAACGGGAGAAACAACTGATCGGACTGGCCGTTACCATGACCCGCGGCTGTCAGGTCTGCACCCGCAACCGCATCGAGAAAGCCCACGCGATCGGCCTGACCGACGAGGACCTCAACGCACTCGTCGCGGTCACCTCGGCCGTCAACAGCGGTGTCACTGCTGCCACCGCCCGCGTGGCGTTCGGCATGTTGGACAACGAAGCCGCCGAGAACTGTGGTGACGTCTGCTCTCCCAATGCTGGCTGA
- a CDS encoding N-acyl amino acid synthase FeeM domain-containing protein — MVVGLSLRVSEQPAKRLESENVVGIRVTPHHLLSETTMFVSRQDSEVIATVTLIGDSADGIPVECIFSYEVAAVRAC; from the coding sequence ATGGTTGTCGGCCTATCGCTTCGCGTAAGCGAACAACCTGCGAAACGGCTCGAATCCGAGAACGTCGTCGGGATACGAGTGACGCCGCATCATCTGCTGTCCGAGACGACGATGTTCGTTTCGCGGCAGGATTCGGAGGTGATCGCAACGGTCACTCTGATCGGTGACTCGGCCGACGGTATTCCGGTGGAGTGCATCTTCTCATATGAGGTCGCGGCTGTCCGCGCCTGTTGA
- a CDS encoding sulfatase-like hydrolase/transferase, which yields MKPFLAALIVLLCCRGSFAAETPNILLIYADDLGYGDVGCYNPESKVPTPHLDRLAAEGLRFTDAHSPSTVCTPSRYGVMTGRMPFRLDYRGVFTGVEGPCLITPDRLTLPEMLRQKGYETALFGKWHIGMTFLDRDGKPVYETSNARGMELVRHADLSRRILDGPLDRGFDHFFGTACCPTTDWLYAYIDGDHIPILPEGTRDRDALPMHPWSFDCRPGVVAPDFDFEQVDLVFLEKSKAFLEEHIANHPDRPFFLFHSAQAVHLPSFPAPSLQGKTEAGPHGDFIFEFDHIVGELLQTLERLDVADNTLILVTSDNGPEAPTVIHMRNDYDHDGARPWRGMKRDQWEGGHRVPFIARWPGRIAPGSVSDQTICQTDIMHTCAAIVGFELPDDAAEDSFNLLPVLLGEQGATSVRPYTLHQTIRLDLAIRRGPWKYLDHQGSGGNNYSRGLLKQYALPETAPEAPGQLYNLETDPGETTNLYFEHPEMVRELKSLLDETRSAGRSRS from the coding sequence ATGAAACCGTTCCTTGCTGCCCTCATCGTGCTGCTCTGCTGCCGCGGCAGCTTTGCCGCAGAAACACCGAACATCCTGCTCATCTATGCCGACGACCTCGGGTACGGGGACGTGGGCTGCTACAACCCCGAGTCGAAGGTGCCGACGCCGCATCTCGACCGTCTCGCCGCCGAGGGACTGCGGTTCACGGACGCGCACAGCCCGTCGACCGTCTGCACACCATCGCGGTACGGGGTGATGACAGGGCGGATGCCTTTCCGACTCGACTACCGGGGCGTCTTCACCGGAGTCGAAGGTCCCTGCCTGATCACGCCGGACCGTCTCACGCTGCCGGAGATGCTGCGGCAGAAGGGATACGAGACGGCTCTGTTCGGCAAGTGGCACATCGGGATGACGTTTCTCGACCGGGACGGCAAACCGGTGTACGAGACGAGTAACGCTCGGGGGATGGAACTCGTCCGGCACGCCGATCTGTCCCGCCGGATTCTGGACGGACCACTCGACCGCGGCTTCGATCACTTCTTCGGCACGGCCTGCTGTCCGACGACCGACTGGCTGTACGCCTACATCGACGGGGATCACATTCCCATCCTGCCTGAGGGAACCCGCGATCGCGACGCCTTGCCAATGCACCCCTGGTCGTTCGATTGCCGCCCGGGAGTGGTCGCTCCCGACTTTGACTTCGAACAGGTGGACCTGGTCTTTCTCGAAAAGAGCAAAGCGTTCCTGGAGGAGCATATCGCGAACCATCCCGACCGGCCGTTCTTCCTGTTCCATTCGGCCCAGGCGGTGCACCTGCCGTCCTTCCCGGCCCCGTCCTTGCAGGGCAAGACCGAAGCAGGGCCGCATGGGGACTTCATCTTCGAGTTCGATCACATCGTCGGCGAACTGCTGCAGACGCTCGAACGGCTGGACGTGGCGGACAACACGCTGATTCTAGTGACCAGTGACAACGGTCCGGAAGCACCGACGGTCATCCACATGCGGAACGATTACGACCATGACGGAGCCCGGCCCTGGCGGGGAATGAAGCGGGACCAGTGGGAAGGTGGCCACCGCGTGCCATTCATCGCCCGCTGGCCCGGCCGGATCGCCCCCGGCAGCGTGAGCGATCAGACGATCTGCCAGACCGACATCATGCACACGTGTGCGGCGATCGTCGGCTTCGAGTTGCCCGACGATGCCGCCGAGGACAGCTTCAACCTGCTGCCGGTTCTGCTGGGGGAACAGGGGGCGACGTCGGTCCGACCGTACACGCTGCATCAGACGATCCGGCTCGATCTGGCGATTCGCCGCGGGCCGTGGAAGTACCTCGATCACCAGGGGTCCGGCGGCAACAATTACAGCCGCGGGCTGCTGAAGCAGTACGCTCTGCCGGAGACCGCTCCGGAAGCCCCCGGACAACTCTACAACCTCGAGACGGATCCGGGCGAGACGACGAATCTGTACTTCGAGCATCCGGAGATGGTGCGGGAACTGAAGTCGCTTCTGGATGAAACCAGAAGCGCCGGTCGCAGTCGCTCGTGA
- a CDS encoding sulfatase, whose protein sequence is MIPHLRSALLTLIIVFAVGPCLRAQETDSDQPNVLFIAVDDLACTLGCYGDLVAKTPHIDRLAAAGTCFRRAYNQLPLCNPTRASIMTGLRPDTIKVYDLDRHFRDEVPDVVTLPQAFQQAGYFAARVGKIYHYNVPASIGTDGFDDPPSWNRTVNPKGRDKTDEPLIFNAEPHRKISAALSWLAADGADKEQTDGMIATEAINIMREKKDEPFFLGVGFFRPHTPYVAPKKYFDLYPLESLRLPYAPSDDREDIPTAAFAHNCPVPNYGLDEPTLLKATQAYYACVSFVDAQVGRLLDALEELELADNTIVVFWSDHGYHLGEHDGIWQKRTLFEQGARAPLIVRMPGMSSGPCERIVEFVDIYPTLTELAEIPSPDGLAGRSLRPLLQDAHAQWNGLAVTQVLRPADDRLSEPVMGCSIRTHRYRYTEWGDGKHGVELYDHQTDPNEFHNLAIDPDERAQKVIERLRPMLRARASGQTPTTPFNPARL, encoded by the coding sequence ATGATCCCGCACCTGCGCTCAGCTCTCCTCACTCTCATCATCGTTTTTGCCGTGGGACCATGCCTCCGCGCTCAGGAGACGGACAGCGACCAGCCCAACGTCCTCTTCATCGCGGTCGACGATCTGGCCTGCACGCTCGGTTGTTACGGTGACCTGGTGGCAAAGACGCCGCACATCGACCGCCTGGCTGCGGCCGGAACCTGCTTCCGCCGGGCGTACAACCAGTTGCCGCTCTGTAATCCGACCCGCGCATCGATCATGACCGGCCTGCGGCCCGACACGATCAAGGTCTACGATCTTGATCGTCACTTTCGCGATGAAGTGCCCGACGTCGTCACGCTGCCGCAGGCGTTCCAGCAGGCGGGATACTTCGCGGCCCGGGTCGGTAAGATCTATCACTACAACGTGCCCGCCTCGATCGGGACTGACGGCTTCGACGATCCGCCTTCATGGAACCGGACCGTTAACCCGAAGGGTCGCGACAAGACGGATGAGCCCCTCATCTTCAATGCCGAGCCACACCGTAAGATCAGTGCGGCACTCAGCTGGCTGGCTGCCGACGGCGCCGACAAGGAACAGACCGACGGCATGATCGCGACCGAGGCGATCAACATCATGCGGGAGAAGAAGGACGAACCGTTCTTTCTCGGCGTGGGCTTCTTCCGCCCGCATACCCCCTACGTCGCACCGAAGAAGTACTTCGATCTCTACCCGCTCGAGTCGCTGCGACTGCCGTACGCTCCTTCAGACGACCGGGAGGACATCCCCACTGCCGCGTTCGCTCACAACTGCCCCGTGCCCAACTACGGTCTCGACGAGCCGACCCTGCTGAAGGCCACCCAGGCCTACTATGCCTGCGTGTCGTTCGTCGATGCCCAGGTCGGCCGGCTGCTCGATGCGCTCGAAGAACTCGAACTGGCGGACAACACGATCGTTGTCTTCTGGAGCGATCACGGCTATCACCTCGGCGAGCACGACGGCATCTGGCAGAAGCGGACGCTGTTCGAGCAGGGGGCCAGGGCACCGTTGATCGTCCGCATGCCGGGCATGAGCTCCGGTCCCTGCGAACGGATCGTCGAATTCGTCGACATATACCCGACACTGACCGAACTGGCGGAGATCCCCTCACCCGATGGACTGGCCGGCCGGAGTCTCAGGCCACTCCTGCAGGATGCCCACGCACAGTGGAACGGCCTCGCCGTCACGCAGGTGCTGCGTCCCGCCGACGACCGTCTGAGCGAACCGGTGATGGGCTGCAGCATCCGCACGCATCGCTACCGCTACACCGAATGGGGCGACGGGAAGCACGGCGTCGAACTGTACGACCACCAGACCGATCCGAACGAGTTCCACAACCTGGCAATCGATCCCGATGAGCGGGCGCAGAAGGTGATCGAACGGCTCAGGCCCATGCTCCGCGCGCGGGCCTCGGGGCAGACGCCGACCACGCCCTTCAACCCCGCCCGGCTGTAG